The Gordonia sp. KTR9 genome contains a region encoding:
- a CDS encoding alpha/beta hydrolase: MSSTAPTSQPPAAPEPDEPPVPERAAASGPADEPKPSWWRRRLHRYSCVGLTVALVFLWLSVTPSLLPRGPLFQGIVSGASAAVGYALGVGVSWLIRYMISRDDPWPAPMRRLWAALGLAAIAGTVVMLVAFQRWQDQIRTMMGVDLLSWTAYPQIVLIAVVVFALLMTIGQAWGDGVAWLVRKINRVAPPRISAFAAATIAIIVTVLVLNGVVANYGMSALNSSFAAVNDETTADSNPPTTPLRSGGPGSLVTWDSLGRQGRIFVSVSPTVAELSEFNGTPAIEPIRAYVGLGSGKDLRANAELAAEELVRAGGLQRKLIAVASTTGTGWINQATVDSLEYMYNGDTATVSMQYSYLPSWLSFLVDKERARQAGQALFEAVSERVREVPEAQRPKLVVFGESLGSFAAESAFGTIPALSARTDGALFSGPTFNNKLWVDTTGSRDEGTPEVLPTFDDGRQVRFIADAPDLDEPTTEWVSPSGRAVYLQHASDPISWWNPRLILREPDWLQEEPGRDVLSAMRWIPFVTFLQVSADMAVSVGVPDGHGHNYLSAIPAAWAKILQPPGWTEAKTERLIPLLTRD; the protein is encoded by the coding sequence GTGTCGTCCACCGCACCCACCTCGCAGCCACCCGCCGCTCCGGAACCGGACGAACCGCCGGTCCCGGAGCGCGCGGCGGCATCCGGCCCGGCCGACGAACCGAAGCCGTCGTGGTGGCGCCGACGGCTCCACCGGTACTCCTGCGTAGGGCTGACGGTCGCGCTCGTCTTCCTGTGGCTGTCGGTGACACCGTCGCTCCTACCCCGCGGTCCGCTGTTCCAGGGCATCGTGAGCGGGGCCTCGGCCGCCGTCGGGTACGCCCTCGGTGTCGGTGTCTCGTGGCTGATCCGCTACATGATCTCCCGGGACGACCCCTGGCCGGCGCCGATGCGTCGGCTCTGGGCGGCGCTGGGCCTGGCGGCCATCGCCGGAACCGTGGTCATGCTCGTCGCCTTCCAGCGATGGCAGGACCAGATCCGGACGATGATGGGGGTCGATCTGCTGTCATGGACGGCCTACCCGCAGATCGTGCTCATCGCCGTCGTGGTCTTCGCACTGTTGATGACCATCGGCCAGGCATGGGGCGACGGTGTCGCCTGGCTCGTACGAAAGATCAATCGTGTTGCACCTCCCCGCATCTCGGCCTTCGCCGCGGCGACCATCGCGATCATCGTCACGGTGCTGGTCCTCAACGGCGTGGTCGCGAACTACGGGATGTCCGCGCTGAACTCGTCCTTCGCCGCGGTCAACGACGAGACCACCGCGGATTCGAATCCGCCGACGACGCCGCTGCGTTCGGGTGGTCCGGGCTCGCTGGTGACGTGGGATTCGCTTGGGCGCCAAGGCCGCATCTTCGTCTCGGTGTCGCCGACGGTGGCCGAGTTGAGCGAGTTCAACGGCACGCCGGCGATCGAACCGATCCGCGCCTACGTCGGACTCGGATCGGGCAAGGACCTGCGGGCCAATGCCGAACTGGCCGCCGAGGAGCTCGTCCGCGCCGGAGGGTTGCAGCGCAAGCTCATCGCAGTCGCGTCCACCACCGGAACCGGCTGGATCAACCAGGCCACCGTGGACTCCCTGGAGTACATGTACAACGGCGACACCGCGACGGTCAGCATGCAGTACTCCTACCTGCCGAGCTGGCTGTCGTTCCTCGTCGACAAGGAACGCGCCCGTCAGGCGGGGCAGGCACTCTTCGAAGCGGTCTCGGAACGGGTGCGCGAAGTTCCCGAGGCCCAGCGCCCGAAACTGGTCGTCTTCGGCGAGAGCCTCGGCTCCTTCGCGGCCGAGTCGGCGTTCGGGACCATCCCGGCGCTCAGCGCGCGCACCGACGGCGCGTTGTTCAGCGGCCCGACCTTCAACAACAAGCTGTGGGTGGACACGACCGGGTCGCGCGACGAGGGGACCCCGGAAGTCCTGCCCACCTTCGACGACGGTCGGCAGGTCCGATTCATCGCCGACGCTCCGGACCTCGACGAGCCGACCACCGAGTGGGTGTCTCCGTCGGGTCGCGCGGTGTACCTGCAACACGCCTCCGACCCGATTTCGTGGTGGAACCCCCGATTGATCCTGCGTGAACCCGACTGGCTCCAGGAGGAACCCGGCCGCGATGTGCTGTCGGCGATGCGCTGGATTCCGTTCGTGACATTCCTCCAGGTCAGCGCGGACATGGCGGTCTCGGTCGGGGTGCCCGACGGCCACGGACACAACTACCTCTCCGCGATCCCCGCGGCCTGGGCCAAGATCCTGCAGCCACCGGGCTGGACCGAGGCCAAGACCGAGAGACTGATCCCGCTGCTGACCCGGGACTGA
- a CDS encoding PaaI family thioesterase: MSGYIQENIDPEELAHRAELASAIAGSVRDLIDATVRTEVGDSDIEEARRLIAAAAEILRKDQLPGSFGIRFNADGTKRSWGNAVLGRRNPIAPPVEVRHETDHSWFEVELGPQYEGPAGLVHGGVLALVFDQLLGSTAVFQRVPGMTGTLSVRYLRGTPLGPIRGEARVDRVEGVKTFVTGTISVGGEVTAESEGIFILPRWARGEVPDVMRKSVGEG, translated from the coding sequence ATGAGCGGATACATCCAGGAGAACATCGATCCGGAGGAGCTCGCGCACCGGGCCGAACTCGCGTCTGCGATCGCGGGCAGCGTCCGGGACCTGATCGACGCGACCGTACGCACCGAGGTCGGCGATTCCGACATCGAGGAGGCGAGGCGACTCATCGCCGCCGCCGCCGAGATCCTCCGGAAGGATCAGCTGCCGGGTTCGTTCGGCATCCGGTTCAACGCGGATGGCACGAAGCGCTCCTGGGGCAACGCCGTGCTGGGCCGTCGCAACCCGATCGCACCGCCGGTCGAGGTCCGTCACGAAACCGACCACAGCTGGTTCGAGGTCGAACTCGGACCCCAGTACGAGGGCCCGGCGGGACTCGTCCACGGCGGCGTGCTCGCGCTCGTCTTCGACCAACTGCTGGGCTCGACCGCAGTGTTCCAGCGTGTGCCCGGTATGACCGGCACCCTCTCCGTGCGGTATCTGCGTGGGACGCCGCTCGGGCCGATCCGGGGCGAGGCGCGAGTCGATCGGGTGGAGGGGGTGAAGACCTTCGTCACCGGAACGATCTCGGTCGGCGGAGAGGTGACCGCCGAGTCGGAGGGGATCTTCATCCTGCCGCGGTGGGCTCGCGGCGAGGTGCCCGACGTCATGCGGAAGTCGGTCGGCGAGGGCTGA
- a CDS encoding N-acetylglucosamine kinase translates to MLTGDSATRILIDGGQTGTRVRIETAGGAADHEAPPIRTDRPVVEQIATTVRDILDAGAGQPAADESVGRSVIAAGVSGLTPDASRPVDLLEALAGVGVVSVALAHDSVTAYLAANSDEFGAVTAVGTGVVTLGVGRGGVCRVDGWGHLFGDAGSAYWIGRSGIAAALRAFDGRGPDTALRMAAEEEFGPLPELYMVVQADPDRVARVAGFARTVDAASEDRDAVAQRIIDDAADELATAAVTALDRSGHGTDDPARVSWVGGVMSASDRLRNRFVDSVSRRASGVTVAPPHGRPFDGVRLLADLDNTHPLSGEVYRAW, encoded by the coding sequence ATGCTCACCGGTGACAGCGCGACGCGCATCCTGATCGACGGCGGCCAGACCGGTACCCGCGTCCGCATCGAGACGGCCGGCGGTGCCGCTGACCACGAGGCACCGCCGATCCGTACCGACAGGCCGGTCGTGGAGCAGATCGCCACGACGGTGCGGGACATCCTCGACGCGGGGGCCGGCCAGCCGGCGGCTGATGAGTCGGTCGGCCGGTCGGTGATCGCGGCCGGGGTGTCCGGCCTGACCCCCGACGCCTCTCGCCCGGTCGACCTGCTCGAGGCACTTGCCGGCGTCGGCGTCGTTTCCGTTGCGCTCGCCCATGATTCGGTGACCGCCTATCTGGCCGCCAATAGCGACGAGTTCGGTGCGGTCACCGCGGTGGGGACGGGCGTGGTCACACTCGGCGTCGGCCGCGGCGGGGTGTGCCGCGTCGACGGCTGGGGTCACCTGTTCGGCGACGCAGGCAGTGCGTACTGGATCGGGCGCTCGGGGATCGCGGCAGCCCTCCGCGCCTTCGACGGCCGGGGACCCGACACGGCGCTGCGCATGGCCGCGGAGGAGGAGTTCGGTCCGCTGCCCGAGTTGTACATGGTGGTGCAGGCCGACCCCGACCGGGTCGCGCGCGTCGCCGGCTTCGCGCGGACGGTCGACGCCGCGTCGGAGGACCGGGATGCGGTGGCACAGCGGATCATCGACGATGCGGCCGACGAACTGGCCACCGCGGCGGTCACCGCCCTGGACCGCAGCGGCCACGGCACCGACGACCCCGCACGCGTGAGTTGGGTGGGAGGCGTGATGTCGGCAAGTGACCGACTCCGAAACCGATTCGTGGACAGCGTGTCTCGCCGAGCCTCAGGCGTGACGGTCGCACCGCCGCACGGTAGGCCGTTCGACGGCGTGCGACTCCTGGCCGATCTCGACAACACGCACCCGCTGTCCGGGGAGGTGTACCGCGCGTGGTGA
- a CDS encoding helix-turn-helix transcriptional regulator encodes MSTSPADRDRLRQLLDAVLSEDNTSLDDMASGAYASPFHFTRQVRRGAGEAPVALRRRVLLERAAWLLQRGQSVTDVAFESGYSSVDGFARAFSRAFGHSPGRMGAVGEHSHWLPAPNGIHFHSPTALYIDSGSPTTEDAGNVVMLMVRHDLDDIEAILDAAKGVDAASWTAPRLAGNQPLSWSGPEENLAQVLSHLVADKLPWLATIEGADLPPAAPTEPTDLIELHRDIAPRWLALIRDIDRRGAWQDRVIDALCDPPESFLLSQIVAHVLTFSAHRRLVARWMLQDAGIDMTAPALDPDPIMWHRKHSGGF; translated from the coding sequence GTGAGCACTTCACCGGCCGACCGCGACCGCCTTCGGCAACTGCTCGATGCGGTGCTGTCCGAGGACAACACGTCGCTCGACGACATGGCGTCGGGTGCCTACGCGTCACCGTTCCATTTCACGCGGCAGGTGCGGCGCGGTGCCGGCGAGGCACCGGTGGCCCTGCGACGCCGCGTCCTCCTCGAACGTGCGGCGTGGTTGTTGCAGCGAGGCCAGTCGGTGACCGACGTGGCCTTCGAGTCGGGGTATTCGTCGGTGGACGGATTCGCGCGCGCGTTCAGCCGGGCCTTCGGGCACAGTCCCGGCCGGATGGGCGCGGTGGGCGAGCACAGCCACTGGCTGCCCGCGCCGAACGGCATCCACTTCCACTCTCCCACCGCGCTTTACATCGACAGCGGTTCACCCACCACCGAGGATGCGGGCAACGTGGTGATGCTCATGGTTCGCCATGACCTCGACGACATCGAGGCGATTCTCGACGCCGCGAAGGGTGTCGACGCCGCGTCGTGGACGGCACCGCGCCTGGCCGGAAACCAACCGCTGTCCTGGAGTGGACCGGAGGAGAATCTCGCTCAGGTGCTCTCGCATCTGGTCGCCGACAAGCTCCCCTGGCTGGCGACGATCGAAGGGGCCGACCTGCCACCCGCGGCGCCGACCGAACCGACCGACCTCATCGAGCTCCACCGCGACATCGCACCGCGCTGGCTGGCCCTGATCCGCGACATCGATCGCCGGGGCGCATGGCAGGACCGCGTCATCGATGCACTGTGCGATCCACCCGAGTCGTTCCTGCTCTCGCAAATCGTCGCGCACGTCCTGACGTTCTCCGCACACCGTCGACTCGTCGCCCGGTGGATGTTGCAGGACGCCGGCATCGACATGACGGCCCCCGCACTCGATCCCGACCCGATCATGTGGCACCGCAAACACTCCGGAGGATTCTGA
- a CDS encoding dihydrofolate reductase family protein: protein MTFRYYTATTLDGFLADDRDNLDWLLSQPLEKGGPMNYDDFFSRVGCAVMGATTYKWLLDHEVSDGKPWPYEIPTFIFTHRALTPVSDTITVVAGNPADFRDRLVEAADGRDIWIVGGGDLAAQFAEAGMLDDVIVTFAPVTLGSGRPLFPRPYDFELQDFARNGAFLCARYSPVGPRSASAPV from the coding sequence ATGACCTTTCGCTACTACACGGCAACCACCCTCGACGGCTTCCTCGCCGACGACCGGGACAACCTCGACTGGCTGCTCAGCCAGCCGCTGGAGAAGGGCGGGCCGATGAACTACGACGACTTCTTCTCCCGGGTCGGTTGCGCCGTCATGGGTGCCACGACCTACAAGTGGCTTCTCGATCACGAGGTCTCCGACGGGAAACCCTGGCCGTACGAGATCCCGACATTCATCTTCACCCACCGTGCGCTCACGCCGGTGTCGGACACCATCACGGTGGTGGCCGGGAACCCCGCAGACTTTCGCGATCGTCTCGTCGAGGCAGCCGACGGGCGGGACATCTGGATTGTGGGCGGCGGAGACCTGGCCGCGCAGTTCGCCGAGGCCGGCATGCTCGACGACGTCATCGTCACGTTCGCGCCGGTCACCCTCGGGTCGGGACGTCCACTCTTCCCTCGCCCCTACGACTTCGAGCTGCAGGACTTCGCACGCAACGGCGCATTCCTGTGCGCGCGCTACTCGCCCGTCGGACCGCGGTCGGCCTCTGCCCCGGTCTGA
- a CDS encoding crotonase/enoyl-CoA hydratase family protein: protein MTDHAWNDRAWTAFDVTVADHIAEVTLTGPGKGNAMGPDFWRELPELFGHLDTDPAVRAVVLTGSGKNFSYGLDLVAMGGTLSGVLAGDAKAAPRTEFLDSLRKLQAGITAVADCRKPVVAAVSGWCIGGGVDLICAADVRYASADAKFSVREVKVGMVADVGTLARLPFIIGDGHLRELALTGKDIDAARAEKIGLVNDVADDQDAVLERARTTAREIADNPPLVVHGIKSVLDHSRSAAVHDSLRYVAAWNSAFLPSEDLSEAITAVFEKRKPEFKGR, encoded by the coding sequence ATGACAGACCATGCCTGGAACGATCGCGCCTGGACCGCGTTCGACGTCACCGTCGCCGACCACATCGCCGAGGTCACCCTCACCGGCCCGGGCAAGGGCAACGCCATGGGACCGGACTTCTGGCGGGAACTCCCCGAGTTGTTCGGACACCTCGACACCGATCCCGCAGTGCGCGCGGTGGTGCTGACGGGGTCGGGGAAGAACTTCTCCTACGGTCTCGACCTCGTCGCGATGGGCGGGACACTGTCCGGTGTTCTCGCCGGGGACGCGAAGGCGGCGCCGCGCACCGAGTTCCTCGACTCGCTGCGGAAGCTGCAGGCCGGGATCACCGCGGTCGCCGACTGTCGCAAGCCCGTGGTCGCGGCAGTGTCCGGCTGGTGCATCGGCGGTGGGGTCGACCTGATCTGCGCAGCTGACGTGCGCTACGCGAGCGCCGACGCCAAGTTCAGTGTGCGCGAGGTCAAGGTCGGCATGGTCGCCGACGTGGGCACGCTCGCACGGCTGCCGTTCATCATCGGCGACGGCCACCTGCGCGAGCTGGCGCTGACCGGCAAGGACATCGACGCCGCTCGTGCCGAGAAGATCGGTCTCGTCAACGACGTCGCCGACGATCAGGACGCCGTCCTCGAACGCGCCCGGACGACCGCTCGCGAGATCGCGGACAACCCGCCGCTGGTCGTCCACGGCATCAAGTCCGTGCTCGACCATTCGCGCAGCGCCGCCGTCCACGACAGCCTCCGCTACGTCGCGGCGTGGAACTCGGCGTTCCTGCCCAGTGAGGACCTCTCCGAGGCCATCACCGCCGTCTTCGAGAAGCGCAAACCCGAGTTCAAGGGGCGCTGA
- a CDS encoding PIG-L family deacetylase — protein MGTPRLLLVHAHPDDESLWTGGLIARHTDAGGEADLVMCTWTDGTIRHRELADAVNILGMPRPPIMLGYADDRRPESAPDAERLCDASFDEQVRALTHHIRALQPDIVITYDSLGIYGHPDHVHAHRLACAAADAAASTKLYHRAGPAWRVRSLYFATIPEWMMDILAESLFADIPRAQLPGTPESEIDVVVDVSDLAARKRAAVTAHRSEIPRSRAISGFMTLPDDVQEKLLGVECYQRRDLVPGGCDLI, from the coding sequence ATGGGCACACCGCGACTGCTGTTGGTGCACGCGCACCCTGACGACGAATCCCTGTGGACCGGCGGCCTGATCGCGCGTCACACCGACGCCGGCGGCGAGGCGGACCTCGTCATGTGCACCTGGACCGACGGCACGATCAGGCACCGCGAACTCGCCGACGCGGTGAACATCCTCGGGATGCCACGACCGCCGATCATGCTCGGCTATGCCGACGACCGGCGACCGGAGTCGGCCCCCGATGCGGAGCGGTTGTGCGACGCGTCGTTCGACGAACAGGTCCGCGCACTGACCCACCACATCCGTGCCCTGCAACCCGACATCGTGATCACCTACGACTCGCTGGGCATCTACGGTCACCCGGACCACGTCCATGCCCATCGGCTCGCGTGCGCGGCCGCGGATGCCGCGGCGTCGACGAAGCTCTATCACCGCGCCGGGCCGGCCTGGCGGGTCCGTTCGTTGTACTTCGCCACGATCCCGGAATGGATGATGGACATCCTCGCGGAGAGCCTCTTCGCGGACATCCCGCGGGCTCAGTTGCCCGGGACGCCGGAGTCCGAGATCGACGTGGTCGTCGACGTGTCGGATCTCGCGGCCCGGAAGCGGGCCGCGGTCACCGCCCACCGTTCGGAGATCCCTCGCAGCCGGGCCATCTCGGGCTTCATGACGTTGCCCGACGACGTCCAGGAGAAGCTGCTCGGCGTCGAGTGTTACCAGCGGCGAGACCTCGTCCCCGGTGGGTGCGACCTGATCTAG
- a CDS encoding nitroreductase family deazaflavin-dependent oxidoreductase codes for MSVRRGLAVKIGSISWMPRFLPQIVKCDSVIQSVSGNRLSLLDIGDLPNITIRVPGRKSGAIRTTQLLAAPDGSDWLIAGSYFGGPKMPAWVFNVRAADEIEIVVHGEVSAAVPTELFEADRDAAWQTLRTVWPNFDLYEQRTDRRIPVFRLRPLT; via the coding sequence ATGAGTGTGCGGCGCGGACTCGCGGTGAAGATCGGTTCGATCTCCTGGATGCCTCGGTTTCTCCCGCAGATCGTCAAGTGCGACAGCGTGATCCAATCCGTGTCGGGCAACCGGCTCAGCTTGCTCGACATCGGTGACCTGCCGAACATCACGATCCGGGTTCCGGGACGCAAGAGCGGCGCGATCCGGACGACGCAGCTCCTCGCCGCCCCGGACGGGTCGGACTGGCTGATCGCGGGGTCGTACTTCGGCGGCCCGAAGATGCCGGCATGGGTGTTCAATGTCCGTGCTGCCGACGAGATCGAGATCGTCGTCCACGGCGAGGTGTCCGCAGCCGTGCCCACCGAACTGTTCGAGGCCGACCGGGACGCGGCTTGGCAGACACTGCGCACGGTCTGGCCCAACTTCGATCTGTACGAGCAACGCACCGACCGCCGTATCCCGGTGTTCCGGCTGCGGCCACTGACCTGA
- the htpG gene encoding molecular chaperone HtpG, protein MSAQPEVHEFQAETRQLLDLMVHSIYSNKDSFLRELISNASDALDKLRLESLLDKDLDVDTSDLHITLDPDAEARTLVVADNGIGMTRDEVVGLIGTLARSGTAELRRSLAEARANGVSDAAAEELIGQFGIGFYSTFMVADKVTLVTRKAGETTGTRWESTGDGTYTIDDVPDAPQGTSVTLALKPVDTEDHLYDYSDQTKLRQLVKRYSDFIAWPIRMDVEKTVPVETPDADTEDAGEAKTPETTTIVEPETINSMKALWAKSRSEVTDEEYQEFYRHVSHAWDSPLETITLQAEGTFEYQALLFIPTQPPFDLFMRDSKVGIHLYVKRVFIMDDCAELMPEYLRFVKGVVDAADLSLNVSREILQQDRQIRAIRRRLTKKVISTVTEMRAGRPEDYRTFWDAFGRVFKEGLVNDPDNRDALLKASSFATTHSEDELTTLADYIGRMKSGQDTIYYMTGESRQQIVNSPHMEAFRAKGIEVLVLSDPVDEMWVSAGAEFDGKTFQSIAKGAVDLEGDDEDTDDSAKEEQNKTYADLLEWLTSTLSDDVSETRLSSRLTESPACLVGDTFSMSPQLEKLYRASGQEFPKSKRALELNPDHPLVAALNKAYGAGDHEQLVPTAKLLYGMAVIAEGGELDDPAEFAKILAGRLTEAFTGNGSAAGSES, encoded by the coding sequence ATGAGCGCTCAGCCCGAAGTCCACGAGTTCCAGGCCGAGACCCGGCAGCTGCTGGATCTCATGGTGCACTCGATCTACTCGAACAAGGACAGCTTCCTGCGCGAGTTGATCTCGAATGCATCCGACGCGCTGGACAAGCTGCGGCTCGAGTCCCTGCTCGACAAGGACCTCGACGTCGACACCTCCGATCTCCACATCACCCTGGACCCGGACGCGGAGGCACGGACGCTGGTCGTCGCCGACAACGGCATCGGCATGACCCGTGACGAGGTCGTCGGATTGATCGGCACGCTGGCCCGTTCGGGCACGGCGGAACTACGCCGATCGCTCGCGGAGGCACGTGCGAACGGGGTGTCCGACGCGGCTGCCGAGGAACTGATCGGCCAGTTCGGTATCGGCTTCTACTCGACGTTCATGGTCGCCGACAAGGTCACCCTGGTGACCCGCAAGGCGGGGGAGACCACCGGTACCCGCTGGGAGTCGACCGGTGACGGCACGTACACGATCGACGATGTCCCCGACGCGCCGCAGGGCACCTCGGTCACGTTGGCGCTCAAGCCCGTCGACACCGAGGACCACCTCTACGACTATTCGGATCAGACCAAGCTCCGTCAGCTCGTGAAGCGGTACTCGGACTTCATCGCGTGGCCGATCCGGATGGACGTCGAGAAGACGGTCCCGGTGGAGACCCCCGACGCCGACACCGAGGACGCGGGCGAGGCGAAGACGCCGGAGACGACGACGATCGTCGAGCCGGAGACGATCAACTCGATGAAGGCGCTCTGGGCCAAGTCGCGCTCGGAAGTGACCGACGAGGAGTACCAGGAGTTCTACCGGCACGTCTCCCATGCCTGGGATTCGCCGCTGGAGACCATCACGCTGCAGGCCGAGGGCACCTTCGAGTACCAGGCCCTGCTGTTCATCCCGACGCAGCCGCCGTTCGACCTGTTCATGCGGGACAGCAAGGTCGGCATCCATCTCTACGTCAAGCGCGTCTTCATCATGGACGACTGCGCCGAACTGATGCCGGAGTATCTGCGCTTCGTGAAGGGTGTCGTCGACGCGGCCGACCTCTCGCTGAATGTGTCCCGGGAGATCCTGCAGCAGGATCGTCAGATCCGTGCCATCCGTCGCCGTCTGACGAAGAAGGTCATCTCGACGGTCACCGAGATGCGCGCCGGTCGTCCCGAGGACTACCGCACCTTCTGGGATGCCTTCGGCCGGGTGTTCAAGGAAGGGCTCGTCAACGACCCGGACAACCGCGATGCGCTCCTGAAGGCGTCGTCGTTCGCCACCACCCACTCCGAGGATGAGCTGACCACACTCGCCGACTACATCGGCCGGATGAAGAGCGGTCAGGACACGATCTACTACATGACGGGCGAATCGCGTCAGCAGATCGTGAACTCGCCGCACATGGAAGCGTTCCGCGCCAAGGGGATCGAGGTCCTCGTCCTGTCCGATCCCGTCGACGAGATGTGGGTTTCGGCGGGCGCGGAGTTCGACGGCAAGACGTTCCAGTCGATCGCCAAGGGTGCTGTCGACCTCGAGGGTGACGACGAGGACACCGACGACTCCGCCAAGGAAGAGCAGAACAAGACCTACGCGGATCTGTTGGAGTGGCTCACGAGCACCCTCTCCGACGATGTCAGCGAGACGCGGCTCTCCTCGCGCCTGACCGAATCGCCGGCATGCCTCGTCGGTGACACGTTCTCGATGTCACCGCAGCTGGAGAAGCTGTACCGGGCGTCGGGGCAGGAGTTCCCCAAGTCCAAGCGGGCCCTCGAACTCAACCCCGATCACCCACTCGTCGCCGCTCTGAACAAGGCCTACGGAGCCGGTGATCACGAGCAGCTCGTGCCGACGGCGAAGCTGCTGTACGGCATGGCCGTCATCGCCGAGGGCGGCGAGCTCGACGACCCGGCCGAGTTCGCGAAGATCCTCGCCGGCCGCCTCACCGAGGCGTTCACCGGGAACGGGTCGGCGGCCGGTTCGGAGTCCTGA